Proteins from a single region of Streptomyces vinaceus:
- a CDS encoding TauD/TfdA family dioxygenase: protein MNTAENWRPLELTPSGTGADATPAGLVEYIGQAGLAELLVREKALVFRGFGVSSGSYDTVADALLPQRLAYVHGNSPRTKVAAVGKNVYTSTEYAPEYQISLHNEMSYAHQWPGRLLFYCDRAPSTGGATPVVDGQLWLESIDPAIREAFAGGVRYTQNLHGGHGLGKSWQDTFETEDRAQVEAFLAGAGADWKWKSDGTLWITQVGPGTLRHPVSGTEVWFNQADQFHVAGLGEDAALLMELMSEDEMPQAASYADGTPIPAEHIIHIQEAGLRHAVDVNWNAGDLLLIDNILVGHGRRPYTGNRRVLVAMSD, encoded by the coding sequence TTGAACACTGCTGAGAACTGGCGGCCGCTGGAGCTCACCCCCTCGGGCACCGGTGCCGATGCGACCCCTGCCGGGCTCGTGGAGTACATCGGACAGGCCGGCCTCGCCGAACTGCTCGTGCGGGAGAAGGCGCTGGTCTTCCGAGGCTTCGGAGTCTCCTCCGGGAGCTACGACACGGTTGCCGACGCCCTGCTGCCGCAGCGCCTGGCCTACGTCCACGGCAACTCCCCACGGACCAAGGTCGCCGCTGTCGGGAAGAACGTCTACACCTCCACTGAGTACGCGCCCGAGTACCAGATCTCCCTGCACAACGAGATGTCGTACGCTCACCAGTGGCCCGGACGCCTTCTGTTCTACTGCGACCGGGCCCCGTCCACCGGCGGCGCCACCCCGGTCGTCGACGGGCAGCTCTGGCTGGAATCCATCGACCCCGCCATCCGGGAGGCCTTCGCCGGCGGCGTCCGCTACACCCAGAACCTGCACGGCGGCCACGGCTTGGGCAAGAGCTGGCAGGACACGTTCGAGACCGAGGACCGGGCCCAGGTGGAGGCCTTCCTCGCCGGCGCCGGCGCCGACTGGAAGTGGAAGTCCGACGGCACCTTGTGGATCACCCAGGTCGGCCCCGGGACCCTGCGACACCCGGTCAGCGGTACCGAGGTGTGGTTCAACCAGGCCGACCAGTTCCACGTCGCCGGCCTGGGCGAGGACGCAGCCCTGCTGATGGAGCTGATGTCCGAGGACGAGATGCCGCAGGCGGCGTCGTACGCGGACGGCACCCCGATCCCCGCCGAGCACATCATCCACATCCAGGAGGCCGGGCTCCGGCACGCAGTTGACGTGAACTGGAACGCCGGAGACCTGCTCCTCATCGACAACATCCTGGTCGGTCACGGTCGCCGCCCCTACACCGGGAACCGGCGCGTACTGGTCGCGATGTCCGACTAG
- a CDS encoding enoyl-CoA hydratase/isomerase family protein, which translates to MSGPTVLAEHRGPGVMIVTLNRPHRKNALTDGMLEELEALCRQLAQDDSVRALVLTGADGSFCAGFDLDGMEGMTSLPPLRLQRRVERQAAAVSALYELPQAVIAAVDGPCVGAGLSLALAADIRVAASRARCRAAFVRVGLSGGDLGASWLLPRIVGLGPALDLLLSGRTVDADEAFSLKLVNRVVPCDALVAEALALAADIAANSPIAVAVTKSVVHANAGASSLAEALKRESASQVITAKSADVEEAMAAFREGRPPRFTER; encoded by the coding sequence ATGAGCGGCCCGACGGTCCTCGCGGAGCACCGCGGACCCGGCGTCATGATCGTGACGCTCAACCGCCCGCACCGCAAGAACGCACTGACCGACGGCATGCTGGAGGAACTGGAGGCTTTGTGTCGCCAGTTGGCGCAGGACGACTCCGTCAGGGCACTCGTACTGACAGGCGCCGACGGGTCCTTCTGCGCCGGGTTCGACCTGGACGGCATGGAGGGCATGACATCCCTGCCTCCGCTTCGACTGCAACGTCGAGTGGAGCGGCAGGCCGCGGCGGTCAGCGCCCTGTACGAGCTGCCGCAAGCGGTGATCGCCGCCGTCGACGGCCCGTGCGTCGGCGCGGGCCTGTCGCTGGCTCTCGCCGCCGACATCCGGGTCGCCGCCTCGCGAGCCCGGTGCCGCGCGGCATTCGTGCGGGTCGGGCTCTCCGGGGGTGACTTGGGCGCCTCCTGGCTGCTGCCCCGGATCGTCGGCCTCGGTCCCGCCCTGGACCTGCTGCTCAGCGGCCGGACCGTCGACGCGGACGAGGCGTTCTCCCTGAAGTTGGTCAACCGTGTGGTGCCCTGCGACGCGCTCGTGGCCGAGGCGCTCGCCCTGGCCGCGGACATCGCGGCCAACAGCCCGATCGCCGTCGCCGTCACCAAGTCCGTCGTACACGCCAACGCCGGTGCCTCGTCCCTGGCCGAAGCCCTCAAACGAGAGTCGGCCTCACAGGTCATCACCGCGAAATCGGCGGACGTGGAAGAAGCGATGGCCGCCTTCCGTGAGGGGCGCCCACCCCGGTTCACCGAACGCTGA
- a CDS encoding thioesterase II family protein, giving the protein MCFAHAGGSAAAFRAWAGLLPHDVELLAVQYPGRQDRIGEPCMDSMEPMAVAIAGALLPFLDRPVAFFGHSLGAAVAYEVALRLEQAHGTGLAHLFVSGCSAPSRPRPSKELHLLDDDGLLEALGALGGMDREVLADHDLRSLVLPALRADVRIAETYRATPGSRTGAPVTAYHGDTDASVGETDVLAWSEHTAADFAAIPFAGGHFYLNDRAPELVADVVARLDHVGRPGQAA; this is encoded by the coding sequence ATGTGTTTCGCCCACGCCGGTGGATCGGCCGCCGCGTTCCGCGCCTGGGCTGGGCTGCTCCCGCACGACGTGGAACTGCTCGCGGTGCAGTACCCCGGCCGGCAGGACCGGATCGGCGAACCGTGCATGGACTCCATGGAGCCCATGGCCGTCGCCATCGCCGGGGCTCTCCTGCCGTTCCTGGACCGGCCCGTGGCGTTCTTCGGCCACAGCCTCGGCGCCGCAGTCGCCTACGAGGTGGCGCTGCGCCTGGAGCAAGCGCACGGCACGGGACTCGCCCATCTGTTCGTCTCCGGCTGCTCGGCCCCCTCGCGGCCCCGGCCGTCCAAGGAGCTGCACCTGCTGGACGATGACGGCCTGTTGGAGGCACTGGGCGCCCTGGGCGGCATGGACAGGGAAGTGCTGGCCGACCACGACCTGAGGTCCTTGGTCCTTCCGGCGCTGCGGGCCGACGTCCGGATCGCCGAGACCTACCGGGCTACCCCCGGCAGCCGGACCGGCGCTCCCGTCACCGCCTACCACGGCGACACCGACGCCAGTGTCGGAGAGACGGACGTACTGGCCTGGTCCGAGCACACCGCCGCGGACTTCGCCGCCATCCCTTTCGCGGGAGGCCATTTCTATCTGAACGACCGGGCACCGGAACTCGTGGCCGACGTGGTCGCCCGGCTGGACCACGTCGGACGCCCGGGGCAGGCGGCATGA
- a CDS encoding terpene synthase family protein has translation MPHINVEFPPHISPLADRVEGHTREFVRRFGLVPDEASRRHHEDSLLGTLMSRAYPYAGFDELALVTDWISCMLVLDDQFDETRLGTEPDRLRHICATVLGWLPSEGVPPLPDTTAEDSFTAAFRPAFHDLWERTCAYTTPVWRKRFTEHIAAFFETCAWEAGNRSTGRLPELDEYRKMRGCALMPYLDLVEVARHWEVPAAVYGLPEFAEMNQALSDADLWTNDLFSCEKETLLGDPHNLVLVYQRAHGTDLQTAADAVAGLIQARSDRFTELAAGCYENALRSGVGEPVREALERHVEGLRTWLSGQLQWRFETGRFNPARPEIVNASGITPL, from the coding sequence ATGCCGCACATCAATGTCGAATTTCCACCGCACATAAGCCCGCTCGCCGATCGCGTAGAGGGGCATACCCGTGAATTCGTCCGCAGGTTCGGCCTGGTCCCGGACGAGGCTTCACGGCGGCACCACGAGGATTCACTGCTCGGGACCCTGATGTCCCGGGCCTACCCCTATGCCGGGTTCGACGAACTGGCCCTGGTCACCGACTGGATCAGCTGCATGCTGGTGCTCGACGACCAGTTCGACGAGACCCGGTTGGGCACCGAGCCGGACCGGCTGCGCCACATCTGCGCGACGGTGCTCGGCTGGCTGCCGTCCGAGGGGGTGCCGCCGCTGCCGGACACGACGGCGGAGGACTCCTTTACCGCTGCGTTCCGGCCCGCTTTCCACGATTTATGGGAACGCACCTGCGCCTACACCACTCCGGTTTGGCGAAAAAGATTCACGGAGCACATTGCGGCTTTCTTCGAGACCTGCGCCTGGGAAGCCGGAAACCGCTCGACCGGCCGCCTTCCCGAGCTCGACGAATACCGGAAGATGCGCGGCTGTGCACTGATGCCTTATCTCGATCTGGTCGAAGTCGCACGCCACTGGGAAGTTCCCGCAGCGGTGTACGGTCTTCCGGAATTCGCGGAAATGAATCAAGCGCTCTCGGACGCGGACCTGTGGACGAACGATCTCTTCTCCTGCGAGAAGGAAACGCTTCTGGGCGACCCGCACAACCTGGTGCTCGTGTACCAGCGGGCTCACGGCACGGACCTGCAGACGGCCGCCGACGCCGTCGCCGGCCTGATCCAGGCCCGCTCGGACCGTTTCACCGAGCTCGCCGCGGGCTGCTACGAGAACGCCCTGCGGTCAGGGGTCGGCGAGCCGGTGCGCGAGGCGCTGGAACGCCATGTCGAGGGGCTGCGCACTTGGCTGAGCGGCCAGTTGCAGTGGCGCTTCGAGACGGGCCGCTTCAATCCGGCCCGTCCGGAGATCGTCAACGCCTCCGGCATCACACCGCTCTGA
- a CDS encoding cysteine synthase family protein: MSGGLAARRRAIGGTPLLSLGVPLQGRIVWLRLKVEAENCFGSIKARTAQALLESLEAAGRLGPGSRVVESTSGNLGVALAGLCAERGYRCTLVVEPSTPQHSRDEMAAYGADVVVVREVAGGRTLSARLDAVRDILASDPTAVWTDQYENPANPQVHQWGTAAELAQAVPQGELDAVSVAVSTGGTLAGIAGFFREHRPQTRLLAVDAVGSAALGGTPGDRPFKLPGFGSGQRSRFLTGGMWDRTFTLHDVHAATACHRIASSAGVRLGGSGGAAVLAALLHAQDTPSVSQVVCVCPDGGDKYEQIYAHPLPALPEAGLGVLTALDALGAARLESGEPE; encoded by the coding sequence ATGAGCGGCGGGCTGGCGGCGCGCCGACGCGCCATAGGTGGGACTCCCCTGCTGTCCCTCGGGGTTCCGCTCCAGGGCCGCATCGTATGGCTGAGGCTGAAGGTGGAGGCCGAGAACTGCTTCGGCTCCATCAAGGCCCGCACCGCGCAGGCCCTCCTGGAGTCCCTGGAGGCGGCCGGCAGGCTCGGCCCGGGCAGCCGGGTGGTGGAGTCGACTTCGGGGAACCTCGGGGTGGCCCTGGCCGGTCTGTGCGCCGAGCGCGGGTACCGGTGCACCTTGGTGGTCGAGCCCAGTACGCCGCAGCACAGCCGCGACGAGATGGCCGCCTACGGCGCCGACGTGGTCGTGGTCCGCGAGGTCGCCGGCGGCCGGACCCTGAGCGCCCGGCTGGATGCCGTACGGGACATCCTGGCGAGCGACCCGACGGCGGTGTGGACCGACCAGTACGAAAATCCGGCGAACCCGCAGGTGCACCAGTGGGGCACGGCGGCCGAGCTGGCGCAGGCCGTGCCGCAGGGGGAGCTCGACGCGGTCTCCGTCGCGGTGTCCACCGGCGGCACCCTGGCCGGCATCGCCGGCTTCTTCCGCGAGCACCGGCCGCAGACGCGGCTGCTGGCCGTGGACGCCGTGGGTTCTGCGGCGCTGGGCGGAACCCCTGGCGACCGGCCCTTCAAGCTGCCCGGCTTCGGCTCGGGCCAGAGGTCTCGATTCCTCACCGGCGGCATGTGGGACAGGACCTTCACACTGCACGACGTGCACGCGGCGACAGCCTGTCACCGGATCGCCTCGAGCGCGGGCGTCCGGCTCGGCGGCTCGGGCGGAGCCGCCGTCCTGGCCGCTCTCCTCCACGCCCAGGACACGCCCTCGGTCAGCCAGGTCGTCTGCGTCTGCCCCGACGGCGGCGACAAGTACGAACAGATATACGCCCACCCCCTTCCGGCGCTGCCAGAGGCGGGTCTAGGAGTCCTGACCGCCCTGGATGCCCTGGGAGCGGCCCGGCTGGAGAGCGGAGAGCCCGAGTGA
- a CDS encoding DUF2236 domain-containing protein, with the protein MRDRYATLRHLQTLDPKADHELIHRISSDREFPWDYGRGLEIAIWRTCCVPVISEMLDGTGEFAHRAQKRYDDTRILLGEMVKGGYDSERGRQALRQINRAHSHFDIANEDMLYVLSTFIFEPARWIDRWAWRQVSTVEKLAAFYFFVAVGKRMNIKELPTEYDQFERFNREYERSNFRPAASNHRVGMSLLKLYSSWYPRPLDSVVAATLPCRLDAQALRMLGIAQSPAWARTVNRLGLRGHAVAERLAPKPVSRLLTRPTARTYPGYPVGYDLTQIGPDAGCASAREMPSA; encoded by the coding sequence ATGCGAGACCGCTATGCCACGCTGCGTCATCTGCAGACGCTCGATCCCAAAGCGGATCACGAGCTGATCCACCGGATCTCCTCCGACCGCGAGTTCCCCTGGGACTACGGGCGCGGCCTGGAGATCGCCATCTGGCGTACCTGTTGCGTCCCGGTGATCTCCGAAATGCTCGACGGGACCGGGGAGTTCGCCCACCGGGCGCAGAAACGCTACGACGACACCCGCATCCTGCTCGGCGAAATGGTCAAGGGCGGCTACGACTCCGAGCGCGGCCGCCAAGCGCTGCGGCAGATCAATCGTGCCCACAGTCACTTCGACATCGCGAACGAGGACATGCTGTATGTGCTCTCCACCTTCATCTTCGAGCCGGCCCGCTGGATCGACCGCTGGGCCTGGCGCCAGGTCAGCACGGTGGAGAAGCTCGCCGCCTTCTACTTCTTCGTCGCCGTGGGCAAGCGCATGAACATCAAGGAACTACCCACGGAATACGACCAGTTCGAGCGCTTCAACCGAGAGTACGAGCGGAGCAACTTCCGCCCAGCGGCCAGCAACCACCGCGTCGGCATGTCGCTCCTCAAGCTCTATTCGTCCTGGTACCCGCGCCCCCTCGACTCCGTCGTGGCGGCCACCCTGCCGTGCCGGCTCGACGCACAGGCGCTGCGCATGCTCGGCATCGCGCAGTCCCCGGCCTGGGCGCGTACCGTGAACCGGCTGGGTCTTCGGGGCCACGCGGTGGCCGAGCGGCTCGCCCCGAAGCCCGTATCCCGCCTGCTGACCCGTCCGACGGCCAGGACCTATCCTGGCTACCCGGTCGGCTACGACCTGACGCAGATCGGCCCAGACGCCGGTTGCGCGTCGGCCCGCGAAATGCCGTCCGCATGA